The following coding sequences lie in one Methanobrevibacter sp. genomic window:
- a CDS encoding fumarate hydratase C-terminal domain-containing protein produces MKRLTTPVSDEQINELNVGDQVSISGTIYTGRDAALPQLVELVKKGEVPFDMNGMAIMHTAFSDAGIAPTTSSKVEIESTIPFLSEKGVKIHIGKGMLSDETAKSLDENNSIFVITPPVAALLTSKVLEKKCVLFENEGMEAMFELKVKDIPGIVAIHRGEKI; encoded by the coding sequence ATGAAAAGATTAACCACACCTGTCAGCGACGAGCAGATAAATGAACTTAACGTTGGAGATCAAGTTTCAATATCAGGAACAATATACACTGGCCGTGATGCAGCATTGCCCCAGCTTGTGGAGCTTGTTAAAAAGGGAGAGGTGCCGTTTGACATGAATGGAATGGCGATAATGCATACTGCATTCAGCGATGCGGGAATTGCACCTACAACAAGCAGCAAAGTGGAAATCGAATCAACAATCCCCTTTTTAAGTGAAAAAGGAGTGAAAATACATATCGGAAAGGGAATGCTGAGTGATGAAACCGCAAAGTCGCTTGATGAAAACAATTCAATTTTTGTAATAACACCACCTGTAGCGGCACTGCTTACAAGCAAAGTTTTAGAAAAAAAGTGTGTTCTTTTTGAAAATGAAGGCATGGAAGCCATGTTTGAGCTAAAAGTGAAAGATATCCCCGGGATAGTGGCTATCCACAGGGGAGAAAAAATTTAA
- a CDS encoding ferredoxin family protein: MIIIDENLCKGCHLCLFMCSQNVYAISSEINKKGVQLPYVNFGERCNKCGTCEVACPDQAITVDLPDNWWMEDGKDVNFNPRFTKGRK; encoded by the coding sequence TTGATTATTATTGACGAAAATTTGTGTAAAGGATGTCATCTTTGCTTATTCATGTGTTCACAAAACGTTTACGCAATATCTTCTGAAATTAACAAGAAAGGAGTCCAATTGCCTTACGTTAATTTTGGAGAAAGATGTAACAAATGCGGGACATGTGAAGTGGCATGTCCAGACCAGGCTATTACTGTGGATTTACCAGATAATTGGTGGATGGAAGATGGTAAAGATGTAAACTTTAATCCTAGATTCACAAAGGGGAGAAAATAG
- a CDS encoding 2-oxoacid:acceptor oxidoreductase subunit alpha has translation MAEEFFIQGNEACAKGAITAGCRFFAGYPITPSTEVAETLARELPKVGGSFVQMEDEIASAGAIIGASWGGAKSMTATSGPGISLMQENIGYAFMSETPIVIVDVQRGSPSTAQPTMAAQGDMMQARWGSHGDYEPIALSPSSVQEFFDFTIKAFNLAEQYRCPVFVMADEVIGHMREKIIVDDDIEIVARQRPEKSDDYLPFENIENGTTPMPSFGDGFNIHVTGLTHDERGYPDTNNPETHDKLVQRICDKVLNNRDKICSVRSENCEDADIIIVSYGAPVRSASEATRKAREEGKKVGYVKIDTPWPFPEEQLREATANAKDVIVVEMNLGQMYYEVDRVLKRDTNVHLMGVIGGLLPTPDEILEQINKIGGN, from the coding sequence ATGGCTGAAGAATTTTTTATTCAAGGAAATGAAGCATGTGCTAAAGGAGCAATAACTGCAGGATGCAGATTCTTCGCAGGTTATCCAATCACTCCATCTACTGAAGTTGCTGAAACTTTAGCAAGGGAATTGCCAAAAGTCGGTGGTTCTTTTGTTCAAATGGAAGATGAAATCGCTTCTGCAGGAGCTATTATCGGAGCTTCCTGGGGTGGAGCTAAATCAATGACTGCAACCTCAGGTCCAGGTATATCTTTAATGCAGGAAAATATAGGTTATGCATTTATGAGTGAAACTCCAATCGTCATAGTTGATGTTCAAAGAGGGTCTCCGTCTACAGCTCAACCAACAATGGCTGCGCAGGGGGATATGATGCAGGCACGTTGGGGATCCCATGGGGATTATGAGCCAATAGCATTATCTCCGTCAAGTGTTCAGGAATTCTTTGATTTCACAATCAAGGCATTCAATTTAGCAGAACAGTACAGATGTCCTGTTTTTGTAATGGCTGATGAAGTAATTGGACACATGAGAGAAAAAATAATCGTTGATGATGATATTGAAATTGTTGCTAGACAAAGACCTGAAAAAAGTGACGATTACCTGCCGTTTGAAAATATTGAAAATGGCACAACCCCTATGCCGTCCTTCGGTGACGGATTCAATATTCACGTAACCGGACTAACTCACGATGAAAGAGGTTATCCTGATACAAACAATCCTGAAACTCATGACAAACTTGTTCAAAGGATTTGTGATAAGGTATTGAATAACAGGGATAAAATCTGCTCAGTCAGATCCGAAAACTGTGAAGATGCTGATATCATAATTGTTTCATATGGTGCTCCTGTCAGGTCAGCTAGTGAAGCTACCAGAAAAGCAAGGGAAGAAGGTAAAAAAGTAGGTTATGTAAAAATAGACACTCCATGGCCTTTCCCTGAAGAACAATTACGTGAAGCAACCGCAAATGCAAAAGATGTCATTGTGGTTGAAATGAACTTGGGTCAGATGTATTATGAAGTTGACCGTGTTCTTAAAAGAGACACTAACGTTCACTTAATGGGAGTCATTGGCGGTTTATTGCCAACTCCTGATGAAATCTTAGAACAAATTAATAAAATAGGAGGAAACTAG